The Fundidesulfovibrio putealis DSM 16056 genome includes a window with the following:
- a CDS encoding hemerythrin domain-containing protein gives MPNIAKTEKSQVMEKTHEATALLRADHKHVSDLFAKYEEQQSPSQKRALVALLCTELKIHVQIEEEIFYPAVKQALKDKEMIPEGLVEHAAISDLIRQVENIAPDGEMFDAKIKVMSEYVKHHVKEEQQEMFPKAKASTLDMNVLGARMVLRKKELLTKMTGH, from the coding sequence ATGCCCAATATAGCCAAGACAGAGAAATCGCAGGTCATGGAGAAAACACACGAGGCTACGGCGCTGCTGCGAGCCGACCATAAGCATGTGAGCGACCTCTTTGCCAAGTACGAGGAACAGCAGTCCCCTTCTCAGAAGAGGGCACTTGTAGCCCTGCTATGCACCGAACTCAAAATCCATGTGCAGATCGAAGAAGAGATATTCTACCCCGCAGTGAAACAGGCACTGAAGGACAAGGAAATGATCCCGGAGGGATTGGTCGAACATGCTGCGATCAGCGACCTGATCAGGCAAGTGGAAAACATTGCCCCCGATGGAGAGATGTTCGACGCAAAGATCAAGGTGATGTCCGAATACGTCAAGCATCATGTCAAGGAAGAACAGCAGGAAATGTTTCCAAAGGCGAAAGCCTCCACGCTCGACATGAACGTGTTGGGTGCCAGGATGGTTTTACGCAAAAAAGAGCTGCTCACTAAAATGACCGGTCATTAA
- a CDS encoding PRC-barrel domain-containing protein, producing MDSNSPIFSGANQGITAEQLEKVAQGWSIKEDILDKYVYNDSNDNIGTIEDLLVTPDDAISYAIIGVGGFLGMGRHDVAIPIYQLIINKSQITLPGVTTESLKAMPAYEYK from the coding sequence ATGGACAGCAATTCACCCATCTTTTCCGGTGCGAACCAGGGGATTACTGCAGAACAGCTCGAAAAGGTAGCTCAAGGCTGGAGCATCAAGGAGGATATCCTTGATAAGTATGTGTACAATGACAGCAATGACAACATCGGGACTATCGAGGATCTGCTGGTAACGCCAGACGATGCAATTTCCTATGCCATCATCGGGGTGGGCGGCTTCCTGGGCATGGGCCGCCACGATGTGGCCATCCCAATTTATCAGCTGATCATAAACAAATCGCAGATCACCTTGCCCGGAGTGACGACTGAGAGCCTCAAGGCCATGCCGGCCTATGAATACAAATAG
- a CDS encoding PRC-barrel domain-containing protein, producing the protein MKFALKTCIVPVLLSLFLFAGAALAQKAPVAGITKDEVSVLAKGWSIKKAILDKDVFNEANEKVGTIEDLVVTPDKGISYAIVGAGGFLGMGKRDVAIPVNQFRIKDKRITLPGATKEVIKGMPEFKYID; encoded by the coding sequence ATGAAATTCGCTCTGAAAACCTGCATCGTCCCTGTCCTCCTTTCCCTTTTCCTATTCGCGGGCGCGGCCCTGGCGCAAAAGGCGCCCGTTGCCGGCATCACCAAAGATGAGGTTTCGGTTCTGGCCAAGGGCTGGAGCATCAAAAAAGCCATCCTCGACAAGGATGTCTTCAATGAAGCCAACGAAAAAGTGGGCACCATCGAAGACCTCGTCGTGACGCCGGATAAGGGCATTTCCTACGCTATTGTCGGCGCTGGCGGTTTCCTGGGCATGGGCAAGCGCGATGTGGCCATTCCCGTCAACCAGTTCAGGATCAAAGACAAGCGTATCACTTTGCCGGGCGCCACCAAGGAAGTCATCAAGGGCATGCCTGAATTCAAGTACATCGATTAA
- a CDS encoding catalase: MKKTNSPTSGAGSVLSTISGPAGAKPPSSLGNKEAASSRLLEKVATGQDLSGQIPYNETKSGEYGDASRKPMPGATGKPAKPSATASTASELNASPKVGDGQVEVGLDHTREPLDRVRVDAGGQVLTTNQGVPVADNQNSLKAGLRGPTAMQDFILREKITHFDHERIPERIVHARGSAAHGYFESYKDLSSLTRAAPFSQAGKITPVFVRFSTVAGERGSADTVRDVRGFAVKFYTDEGNWDLVGNNMPVFFIQDAMKFPDLVHAVKPEPHHGMPQASSAHDTFWDFISLMPETAHILMWIMSDRAIPRSYRMMEGFGVHTFRLVNEQGKSVFCKFHWKPLAGTYSLVWDEAVKIAGADGDFHRRDLWEAIEAGAYPEWEMGLQVFTEEQAESFGFDVLDPTKLVPEEMVPVQLVGKMTLNRNPDNFFAETEQVAFCTANVVPGIDFTNDPLLQGRIHSYVDTQISRLGGPNFHEIPINAPVVPVFNNQRDGMHRQAIHRGRTSYEPNSLGGGSPAQAGMKGYTSYPQQVAEDMVRGKAELFSDHYSQARLFWQSQTPTEQKHIASAFRFELTRVQTPAIRERVLSLLVNVDPDLAACVARGLGMDVPAAMPLASDLPIPKYDNSPALSLMFRPGRTGISTRRVAVLVAPGVQGATVETVYESLLVGGAVPRLVGCTLGKVATLEGGSLDVEISLETGPSVLYDAVVVPGGGEAVDALLHDAHALDFVRDQYRHCKPILILGSEGKNLLDKAGVPTKLPDGSVDPAIIGLRGGTVDQALGEFKTALSGHRAYARETDPHKV, from the coding sequence ATGAAAAAAACAAATTCTCCCACGAGTGGTGCTGGTTCAGTATTGAGTACGATTTCAGGGCCAGCCGGAGCCAAACCACCGTCCAGCCTCGGGAACAAGGAAGCGGCCTCCAGTCGTTTGCTTGAGAAGGTCGCGACCGGGCAGGACCTCTCGGGCCAAATCCCCTACAACGAGACCAAGTCCGGCGAGTACGGCGATGCTTCTCGAAAGCCCATGCCCGGAGCAACCGGCAAGCCCGCGAAGCCCTCGGCCACCGCCTCCACCGCCTCAGAGCTGAACGCTTCCCCCAAGGTGGGCGACGGTCAGGTCGAGGTTGGTCTCGATCACACCAGGGAGCCTCTGGACCGGGTGAGAGTGGACGCAGGCGGCCAAGTGCTCACTACCAATCAGGGCGTGCCCGTTGCTGACAATCAGAATTCCCTGAAAGCCGGACTGCGCGGCCCCACCGCCATGCAGGACTTCATCCTTCGCGAAAAGATCACCCACTTCGACCACGAGCGGATACCTGAGCGTATTGTCCACGCGCGTGGGTCTGCTGCGCACGGATATTTCGAATCCTACAAGGACTTGAGCAGCCTGACGCGGGCGGCGCCGTTCTCGCAGGCAGGCAAAATAACTCCTGTGTTCGTGCGTTTCTCCACGGTGGCCGGAGAGAGAGGGTCAGCCGACACTGTTCGCGACGTCCGGGGATTCGCCGTGAAGTTCTATACGGACGAGGGCAACTGGGATTTGGTGGGAAACAACATGCCGGTGTTCTTCATCCAGGACGCCATGAAGTTTCCCGACCTGGTTCACGCGGTCAAGCCCGAGCCCCATCACGGGATGCCCCAGGCATCGAGCGCCCACGACACGTTCTGGGATTTCATTTCCCTCATGCCGGAAACCGCGCACATCTTGATGTGGATCATGTCGGACCGGGCCATCCCGCGAAGCTACCGCATGATGGAAGGCTTCGGGGTGCACACTTTCCGTCTGGTCAACGAGCAGGGAAAATCGGTCTTTTGCAAGTTCCACTGGAAACCCTTGGCGGGGACGTACTCGCTTGTCTGGGATGAAGCCGTGAAGATTGCCGGGGCGGATGGCGACTTCCACCGGCGCGACCTTTGGGAGGCCATCGAGGCTGGAGCCTATCCCGAATGGGAGATGGGATTGCAGGTTTTCACCGAGGAGCAGGCCGAATCCTTCGGCTTCGACGTTCTCGATCCCACCAAACTGGTGCCCGAGGAAATGGTGCCGGTTCAGTTGGTCGGGAAAATGACCCTGAACCGCAATCCGGACAACTTCTTCGCCGAAACGGAGCAGGTCGCGTTTTGCACCGCCAATGTGGTGCCGGGGATCGATTTCACAAACGACCCTCTTTTGCAGGGGCGCATCCATTCCTATGTGGACACCCAGATCAGCCGCTTGGGGGGTCCCAATTTTCATGAAATCCCCATCAACGCTCCAGTTGTCCCGGTGTTCAACAATCAGCGCGACGGCATGCACAGGCAGGCCATCCATCGTGGCCGGACCAGCTATGAGCCGAATTCGCTGGGCGGAGGTTCTCCGGCACAGGCAGGGATGAAGGGCTACACCAGCTACCCGCAGCAGGTGGCGGAGGACATGGTCCGAGGCAAAGCGGAGCTTTTCTCCGACCATTATTCGCAGGCGCGCCTCTTCTGGCAGAGCCAGACCCCAACGGAGCAGAAGCATATCGCTTCCGCCTTCCGTTTTGAACTCACGCGGGTGCAGACACCGGCGATACGCGAGCGTGTGCTCTCGCTGTTGGTCAACGTCGACCCGGACCTGGCCGCCTGTGTGGCGCGGGGACTGGGGATGGATGTGCCGGCCGCGATGCCGCTCGCATCTGATCTGCCAATTCCAAAATACGACAATTCTCCGGCCCTGTCGCTGATGTTTCGTCCGGGTCGCACCGGAATCAGCACCAGACGCGTTGCCGTGCTGGTCGCTCCTGGGGTTCAGGGGGCAACGGTCGAAACGGTATACGAGTCGCTTCTGGTAGGCGGTGCGGTGCCGCGCCTGGTGGGATGCACTCTGGGCAAGGTTGCCACTCTTGAGGGTGGCTCGCTGGACGTGGAGATCTCCCTCGAGACGGGACCGTCCGTGCTCTACGATGCCGTGGTGGTGCCAGGCGGTGGTGAGGCTGTGGATGCCTTGCTGCATGACGCTCACGCGTTGGATTTTGTACGTGACCAATACCGGCACTGCAAACCCATATTGATTCTCGGCAGCGAGGGAAAGAACTTGCTGGATAAAGCTGGCGTTCCCACAAAGCTGCCAGATGGCTCAGTCGATCCAGCGATCATCGGGTTACGCGGGGGAACGGTGGACCAGGCCTTAGGCGAATTCAAGACAGCTTTGTCCGGACACCGGGCCTACGCTCGCGAGACGGATCCGCACAAGGTTTAG